CGCTGGTCACGGCGGGCAGTGGCATCGAGGCGGCCGAACTCGCCGACCTCCTGCGCGACGCCTGGTTTTCGCCGTCGGACGAGGCGGACGCGGACAGTTGGGAGACACAGCGCGCGCGATTCGAAGAGGAAGCCATGCACCTGGCCATCGGCCTCCTGTGCTCGGAAGAGGAGGCGCTCAGGCGCACGATCGCCTGTGCGGTGCGGCGCGAGCTGTTCTGGCTCATCCCCCGCGACCGCGCGGTCACCATCACCGTGCGCGGCGGGAAGATCGGCGTCGACTTCGCCGAAGGGGAGGACGTCCGATGAAAAAGTCCTGGACGGTCCGGTGCGGATACGCGGCCCGCTTCGCCGATACGCTCACCGTGGAAGCGGAGACCCTGGAAGAAGCGCTGGAAAAGGCTGTCGAGAACGCCCATGCGGACCGGCGGTCGAACGTTCGTTGCCGCAGGGTTTTCGTGGACGCCGCCTGGGAGGGCGCCGACACCCGGGACCCGGAAGCGGCGTGGCCGGTCCCCGACCGTTTCACCGAGCGGGGCGAGCCGCCGATCATCACCCTGACCGACCCCGGCCTGCCGGGCGGCGGCGCCGTCGAGGTGTCCCGGGGGCGGGTACTGCTCCGCTTCGAGACACCCGGCGCCACGCTCACGAACGAGCTCTCCGATCCGCCCCACCCGCGCGGCAACAAGCCGCTCGTGACGATCCGCCGCCGCGCCGACGGCGCGCCCGACGTCACCGTGACCGGGGGCCGGGCTCGGGTCCGGGTTCTCGGCTTCTGAACCCCGCGCAGTTCCTTGTTCCACGTCCACCTCGCATCCAAGGGAGAACACTACCGATGGAACTCGTCACGACAGCACAGCGCGAGCAACTGCTCGCAAACGGCGCCAAGCGCGGCGCCGACCACACGCCCGTCCTCAAGCTGTTCAACCCCAGCGGCGCAGGCACCTGGCTCGTAACCGAACTCGACCCCGAGGATGAATCCATAGCCTTCGGGCTCGCCGACCTCGGTTTCGGCACACCGGAAATCGGGAGCTTCTCTCTCCAAGAGCTGCAAGCCTTCCGGGGGCCGTTCGGCCTCGGTATCGAGCGCGACCTGTACTTCGAGGGGAAGTTCGGCCTCTCCGCCTACGCCGAGGCCGCCCGCGCGGCGGGACGGGTCGTCGAATACGGCCCCGAACTCGACGCCGCCGGGCGCAGGAGCATCACGGCCTGCGGCTGACCTGTCCGTTTCCCGTACACATTCTGGAGAGAACCATGCCCGACACCGAATCCCGGACTGCGACCGCACACCCCATGGACCCGAGGCGCGGGGAGAGCCTCTCCCCGATGTTTCAGGCCTTTCTCTGCTGGCTGCTCGAACTTCCGCCCGTGACGGAACCCGCCATCACGGGCGTCGCCCTCGCAGGCGACAGCGTCCTCGCGGCCACGGACGTCGATCCGCTCTTCAACGCGCATCTCGGCAGTCTCGCCGATTTCGAGCGCAACCTCCGGGGCTGGGGCGAGGCGTGCGGCGCCGACGCCGCCACGATCGAAGGCCTCGTCACGAAACTCCGCAGCGCCGGCCGGACCTGATCCGCATCAGCACCGGATAGAGGGCGAGTCCGGCCAGGCCGGGGCGTCCGGGAGGTTCCGGGGGAGCGATCCCCCGGGCACAGCCTCCCCCATTCCCACGACATCCGAGGAGAGAGCTATGTCGCAAGCCCTGACGGCGGAGGTGCGTCCGCACGCCGCCCGCTCCACAGCGCCCACCGAAGCTGATGCGCTCTTTGAAACCGCCCGGGCCCTGCTGCCCGTCCTGGCGGCCGGTCGTCCGCTCGACAAGAACGCGCTGCGCGACGCCATGACGCGCGCCTCAGGCGCCACCGACGCCGAGGGCGCCTGGGTCTGGAAGGACGCCTACGAGGCGGCGGAAGCCGCCGTCGTGCTCTTCCTCCAGCGCTACGGCCGGGCCATGCGCCAAAGGGCCGGGGCCGGAGCCGATGGTCCCGCCGCCATGCTGGCCATGCTGCAAAAACTGGCCGCGCTGGAACCCTCCCACACCAGGCGCTCGGAAGACCAGGTTCGCCTGCAGCAGTTCTCGACCCCGCTCGGCATCGCCTACGCCGCGGTGCGGGCGGCGGCGCTCCGGGCGGGCGACGCCGTCCTGGAGCCCTCCGCCGGGACCGGGATGCTCGCCGTGATGGCGCAGTGCGCGCTCGGGAACGAGAACTCGCTTCACCTGAACGAGATCGCGAACACGCGCGCCGGCCTCCTCGCCCGCCTGTTCCCCGGGGCAAGCGTCACCCGCCACGACGCGGAGGCCGTCGCCGACCGCCTCCCGGGAGTCCGGCCGGACGTCGTGCTCATGAACCCGCCGTTCTCGGCGACGCCGGGCGTCGCCCGGGTACGTCATGACGCGGACCTCCGGCACCTGCGCTCGGCTTTTTGCGCCCTGAGACCGGGCGGGCGTCTGGTCGCCGTCACGTCGGCGGGCTGCGTCCCGGGCGATGCGGCCTGGAAGGCGGCCTTCTCCTCCGTCGAGGCGCCCGCGCGCGTCGTCTTCACGACGGCGATCGACGGGCGCGCCTACGCGAGGCGCGGGACGACGTTCGACACGCGCCTCACCGTGATCGACACAAGCGAGGAGCCAGGGATCGAGGTCGACCCCCAGACCCGCGTGATGGACGCAGCCGAACTGCTCGATGCGGTCACGGCGCGGGTTCCGCCGCGCATGGCACACGAACCCGCCGCCGGGACGCCGGCGCCGGACGTCCCGCTCCGCAATCTTTTCGGCGAGACGACGGCCGGGACGAAAGCGCGCAAGACCGGGGTGAAGAGCAACGGGCGTCCGGCGCCCGGACCGTCCCGCGACTTAGGCTCCGTCACGGAGCTCGCATACGCGGCGGCCCCGCCGTGCGGCGAGGACGAGACGGCGGGCCCCTACGCGCCCTGGCGGCCGAGCGTCGCACGCGTCCCGGGCGCTGTGGCGCATCCCACGCCCCTCGTCCAGTCGGCCGCCATGGCCGCCGTCGCGCACCCCGCGCCCACGCACCGCCCGCTGCTGCCAGAACGCGTCGTTACGGACGGCCTGCTCTCCGACGCCCAGCTCGAGAGCGTCGTCCTTGCCGGCGAGGCGAAAGAGCGCCACCTCTCCGCCCGCTACCGGGTCGGCGCCGGCTGGGAGACGGTCCGCCGCTGCGAGGAGGACGATACCGCTGAGGAGACCGTCACCGAGGACGGCGAAGTCCTATCGGCGCCGGTCCGGTTCCGCCGCGGCTGGATGCTGGGCGACGGCACCGGGTGCGGCAAGGGACGGCAGGTCGCGGCCGTCATCCTCGACAACCTGCTCCGCGGGCGAAAGAGGGCGCTCTGGCTCTCGGCCTCCGCCAACCTGCTGGAAGACGCGCGCCGGGACTGGGCGGCGCTGGGGGGACGCGCCGAAGACGTGATCCCGCTGGGCAACTTCCGCCAGGGGGCCGACATCCCGCACGAGAGCGGGATCCTGTTCGCCACCTACGCCACGCTCAGGGCGCCGGCCCGGGAGGGCAAGGCGTCGCGGCTCGAACAGGTCGTCGCCTGGCTCGCGGGCGGCTTGGACGCGGAAGACCTCCACGGGTATCAGGGCGTGATCGTGTTCGACGAGTCCCACGCCATGGCGAACGCGGCGGGGTCGAAGGGATCCCGGGGCGCCGTCAAGCCCTCCGCCCAGGGACGGGCGGGGCTCAGGCTCCAGCGTGCGCTCCCCGGCGCCCGGGTGCTCTACGTCTCGGCCACCGGCGCCACCACCGTGACCGGCCTCGCCTACGCGGGACGCCTCGGTCTCTGGGGCGCCGGCGAGACCCCCTTCGAGAACCGGGAGGAATTCGTCTCGGCGATGGAGGCGGGCGGCGTCGCCGCCATGGAGGTGGTCGCCCGCGATCTCAAGGCCCTGGGCCTCTACCAGGCGCGGGCGCTATCCTACGAGGGAATCGAGGTCGACATCCTCGAACACCCGCTCACGCCTGAGCAGCGCCGCATCTACGACGCCTACGCCGGCGCCTTCAAGGTCATCCACGCCAACCTGCACGACGCCCTCGAGGCCACCGGGATCATGCAGGGCGAGGAGACCCTGAACAGGAACGCGAAATCCGCAGCGCTCTCCGCCTTCGAGGGCGCCAAGCAGCGCTTCTTCGGCCACCTCCTGACCTC
The sequence above is drawn from the Deltaproteobacteria bacterium genome and encodes:
- a CDS encoding strawberry notch family protein codes for the protein MSQALTAEVRPHAARSTAPTEADALFETARALLPVLAAGRPLDKNALRDAMTRASGATDAEGAWVWKDAYEAAEAAVVLFLQRYGRAMRQRAGAGADGPAAMLAMLQKLAALEPSHTRRSEDQVRLQQFSTPLGIAYAAVRAAALRAGDAVLEPSAGTGMLAVMAQCALGNENSLHLNEIANTRAGLLARLFPGASVTRHDAEAVADRLPGVRPDVVLMNPPFSATPGVARVRHDADLRHLRSAFCALRPGGRLVAVTSAGCVPGDAAWKAAFSSVEAPARVVFTTAIDGRAYARRGTTFDTRLTVIDTSEEPGIEVDPQTRVMDAAELLDAVTARVPPRMAHEPAAGTPAPDVPLRNLFGETTAGTKARKTGVKSNGRPAPGPSRDLGSVTELAYAAAPPCGEDETAGPYAPWRPSVARVPGAVAHPTPLVQSAAMAAVAHPAPTHRPLLPERVVTDGLLSDAQLESVVLAGEAKERHLSARYRVGAGWETVRRCEEDDTAEETVTEDGEVLSAPVRFRRGWMLGDGTGCGKGRQVAAVILDNLLRGRKRALWLSASANLLEDARRDWAALGGRAEDVIPLGNFRQGADIPHESGILFATYATLRAPAREGKASRLEQVVAWLAGGLDAEDLHGYQGVIVFDESHAMANAAGSKGSRGAVKPSAQGRAGLRLQRALPGARVLYVSATGATTVTGLAYAGRLGLWGAGETPFENREEFVSAMEAGGVAAMEVVARDLKALGLYQARALSYEGIEVDILEHPLTPEQRRIYDAYAGAFKVIHANLHDALEATGIMQGEETLNRNAKSAALSAFEGAKQRFFGHLLTSMKCPSLIRAVESDLEAGRSAVIQLVSTGEALMERRIAEIPASEWDDLSIDLTPREYVLDFLAHAFPVQLQEPFTDEEGNLMSRPAVDEDGNPVLSQEALAKRDALIAKLASLPPVPAALDQIVHRFGHDAVAEVTGRSRRVLRIEDARGERLALRARPASASLAETAAFMDGEKRILVFSMAGGTGRSYHADLSAANTQRRVHYLLEPGWRADMAIQGLGRTHRTHQASAPLFRPVTTDVKGERRFIATIARRLDSLGAITRGQRNSQTAMAGSETTFFRAADNLESPYARAALRQFYGALWRGGLPGWPLERFEEATGLKLTYEGALKEDLPPMPRFLNRLLALPIDEQNALFAELESRVESNIEAAVEAGTYEVGVETLIADSLTAAGRETLYTHPGTGAATGLVEVLRRDRLVPTTAEAALDAAAKAGAPALLVNARSKRAAVLLSAPSMLFDDGGVQERVRLLRPATREGMARAELDASNWREAEESEWRTLWEAEVAGLPSHTESRFWLVTGLLLPVWDRLGAENMRVRRLATDEGEAMIGRALDAGGVRAVRAAFGLGGGPTLGPDEAFDAVMGRGEVL
- a CDS encoding DUF2958 domain-containing protein, with product MELVTTAQREQLLANGAKRGADHTPVLKLFNPSGAGTWLVTELDPEDESIAFGLADLGFGTPEIGSFSLQELQAFRGPFGLGIERDLYFEGKFGLSAYAEAARAAGRVVEYGPELDAAGRRSITACG